A genome region from Choloepus didactylus isolate mChoDid1 chromosome 12, mChoDid1.pri, whole genome shotgun sequence includes the following:
- the LIG4 gene encoding DNA ligase 4 — MAASQASQIVASHVPFADLCSTLERIQKSKGRAEKIRHFSEFLDSWRKFHDALHKNQNDVTDSFYPAMRLILPQLERERMAYGIKETMLAKLYIELLNLPREGKDALKLLNYRTPTGTRGDAGDFAMIAYFVLKPRCLQKGSLTVLQVNDILDSVASNNSAKRKDLVKKSLLQLITQSSALEQKWLIRMIVKDLKLGFSQQTIFTIFHSDAVELYNVTTDLEKVCRQLHDPSVGLSDISITLFSAFKPMLAAIANIQHIEKDMKHQSFYIETKLDGERMQMHKDGDVYKFFSRNGFDHYTDHFGASPREGSLTPFIHNAFKIDLQNCILDGEMMAYNPDTQTFMQKGNKFDIKRMVEDSDLQTCYCVFDILMVNNKKLGHETLKKRYEILNSIFTPIPGRIEIVQKTQAHTKKEVIDALNEAIDKREEGIMVKYPLSIYKPDKRGEGWLKIKPEYVSGLMDELDILIVGGYWGKGSRGGMMSHFLCAVAEKPPPGEKPSVFHTLCRVGSGYTMKELYDLGLKLAKHWKPFHKKAPPSSLLCGTEKPEVYIEPCNSVIVQVKAAEIVPSDMYKTDCTLRFPRIEKIREDKEWHECMTVDDLEQLRGKASGKLASKHLCIGGDDEPQEKKRKVAPKIKKVIGIIEHLKAPNLSNISKVSNIFEDVEFCVMSGIDSHPKPDLENRIAELGGYIVQNPGPDTYCIIAGSENIRVKNIISSNKHDVVKPDWLLECFKTKSCVPWQPRFMIHMCPSTKQHFAREYDCYGDSYFVDTDLNQLKEVFSGIKNSNEQTFEEMSSVIADLEYRYSWDSSPLSMFRRYTIYLDMYAFINDLSTKIEGTRLAIKALELRFHGAKIVSYLAEGVSHVIVGEDHSRIADLKAFRRTLKRKFKILHEGWVTDSIDKCELQEENQYLI; from the coding sequence ATGGCTGCCTCACAAGCTTCACAAATTGTTGCATCACACGTTCCTTTTGCAGATTTATGTTCAACTTTAGAACGAATACAAAAAAGTAAAGGACGTGCAGAAAAAATCAGGCACTTCAGCGAATTTTTAGATTCTTGGAGAAAATTTCATGATGCCCTTCATAAGAACCAAAATGATGTCACAGACTCTTTTTATCCAGCAATGAGACTTATTCTTCCTCagctagaaagagagagaatggccTACGGTATCAAAGAAACTATGCTTGCTAAACTTTATATCGAATTGCTTAATTTaccaagagaaggaaaagatgccCTTAAACTTTTAAATTACAGAACACCTACTGGAACTCGTGGAGATGCTGGAGACTTTGCAATGATTGCATACTTCGTGTTGAAGCCAAGATGTTTACAGAAAGGAAGTTTAACTGTACTGCAAGTGAATGACATTTTAGACTCAGTTGCCAGTAATAATTCTGCCAAAAGAAAGGACCTGGTAAAGAAGAGTCTTCTTCAGCTTATAACTCAAAGCTCAGCACTTGAACAAAAGTGGCTCATACGAATGATTGTGAAGGATTTAAAACTTGGTTTTAGTCAGCAAACTATATTTACCATTTTTCATAGTGATGCTGTTGAGTTGTATAATGTAACCACAGATCTGGAAAAAGTCTGTAGGCAACTGCATGATCCTTCAGTAGGGCTCAGTGATATTTCTATCactttattttctgcctttaAACCAATGCtagctgctattgcaaatattCAGCACATAGAGAAGGACATGAAACATCAGAGTTTCTACATCGAAACCAAGTTAGATGGTGAGCGTATGCAAATGCACAAAGATGGGGATGTGTATAAGTTCTTCTCCCGAAATGGATTTGACCACTATACTGATCATTTTGGTGCATCGCCACGTGAAGGTTCTTTAACACCATTCATTCATAATGCATTCAAAATAGATTTACAAAACTGTATCCTTGATGGTGAGATGATGGCCTATAACCCTGATACCCAAACTTTTATGCAAAAAGGGAATAAGTTTGATATTAAAAGAATGGTAGAAGATTCTGATCTACAAACTTGTTATTGTGTTTTTGACATATTGATGGTTAATAATAAAAAACTAGGACATGAGACCCTGAAAAAGAGGTATGAAATTCTTAATAGTATTTTTACACCAATACCAGGTAGAATCGAAATAGTGCAGAAAACACAGGCTCATACTAAGAAAGAAGTAATTGATGCTTTGAATGAAGCCATAGataaaagagaagagggaattATGGTAAAATATCCTCTGTCCATTTACAAGCCAgacaaaagaggtgaaggatggCTAAAAATTAAACCAGAGTATGTAAGTGGACTAATGGATGAACTGGACATCTTAATTGTTGGAGGCTATTGGGGCAAAGGTTCACGGGGTGGAATGATGTCCCACTTTTTGTGTGCAGTGGCAGAGAAGCCCCCTCCTGGTGAAAAACCGTCTGTTTTTCATACTCTCTGTCGTGTTGGCTCAGGTTACACCATGAAAGAACTGTATGATCTGGGCTTGAAATTGGCCAAACATTGGAAGCCTTTTCATAAAAAAGCTCCACCAAGTAGCCTTTTATGTggaacagagaagccagaagtgtACATTGAACCTTGTAATTCTGTCATTGTTCAGGTTAAGGCAGCAGAGATTGTCCCTAGTGATATGTATAAAACTGACTGCACCTTGCGTTTTCCACGAATTGAAAAGATAAGGGAAGACAAAGAATGGCATGAATGCATGACTGTGGATGACTTAGAACAACTTAGGGGAAAAGCATCTGGAAAGCTTGCTTCTAAACACCTTTGTATAGGTGGTGATGATGAACCACAGGAAAAAAAGCGGAAAGTtgccccaaagattaagaaaGTTATTGGaattattgaacatttaaaaGCACCTAATCTTTCTAACATAAGCAAAGTTTCTAATATATTTGAAGATGTGGAGTTTTGTGTTATGAGTGGAATAGACAGCCATCCAAAGCCTGATCTGGAGAACAGAATTGCAGAACTTGGTGGTTACATAGTACAAAATCCAGGCCCAGACACGTACTGCATAATTGCAGGGTCTGAGAACATCAGAGTGAAAaacatcatttcttcaaataaacATGATGTTGTAAAGCCTGATTGGCTTTTAGAGTGTTTTAAGACCAAGAGCTGTGTGCCATGGCAGCCTCGCTTTATGATTCAtatgtgtccatcaacaaaacAACATTTTGCTCGTGAGTATGATTGCTATGGTGATAGTTATTTTGTTGATACAGACTTGAACCAACTGAAGGAAGTGTTCTCAGGAATAAAAAATTCCAATGAACAGACTTTTGAAGAAATGTCTTCTGTGATTGCTGATTTAGAATATCGATATTCCTGGGACAGCTCTCCTCTTAGTATGTTTCGGCGCTACACCATTTATTTGGACATGTATGCTTTTATTAATGACTTGAGTACCAAAATTGAAGGAACAAGATTAGCTATTAAAGCCTTGGAGCTTCGATTTCATGGAGCAAAAATAGTTTCTTATTTAGCTGAGGGAGTATCTCATGTAATTGTTGGAGAAGATCATAGTCGTATTGCAGATCTGAAAGCTTTTCGGAGAACTcttaagagaaaatttaaaatcctgCATGAAGGTTGGGTAACTGACTCAATAGACAAGTGTGAACTACAGGAGGAAAATCAATATTTGATTTAA